In Leptospira selangorensis, the following are encoded in one genomic region:
- the cobA gene encoding uroporphyrinogen-III C-methyltransferase yields MNPSIGKVYLVGAGPGNPDLLTVRAVKLLRKADIVLYDDLVSAGVLKYCKKSAVLEYVGKRIGQHSCLQTEINQKLGEYAKQYSNIVRLKGGDPSIYGRAGEEIEYLASLGIECEILAGVTTASGAASSLGIPLTHREYAREILFLSGHKKTGKNPESFEDLNLEGKTVLVYMGLNSLESIRENLLESGNSGSTPMAFIENATLPNQRLVLANLDTCLDKAEEFQIKTPALLIFGEIVSFYTELQRLKEEGRISYC; encoded by the coding sequence ATGAATCCTTCCATAGGAAAAGTATATCTAGTAGGTGCTGGTCCGGGAAATCCGGACCTTCTTACAGTCCGTGCAGTAAAACTTTTAAGAAAAGCGGATATTGTTTTATACGATGATCTTGTTTCCGCGGGAGTTTTGAAATACTGTAAAAAATCCGCGGTATTAGAATACGTCGGAAAAAGGATCGGACAACATAGTTGCCTTCAAACGGAGATCAATCAAAAATTAGGAGAATATGCTAAACAATATTCTAATATAGTTCGTTTGAAAGGAGGAGATCCTTCCATTTACGGAAGAGCTGGAGAAGAAATAGAATATCTTGCATCCTTAGGAATCGAATGTGAAATTTTAGCGGGAGTTACAACTGCTTCCGGAGCTGCTTCTAGTTTAGGAATTCCGCTCACTCATAGAGAATATGCGAGAGAGATACTTTTCTTATCAGGCCATAAAAAGACGGGTAAAAATCCCGAAAGTTTCGAGGATTTAAACTTAGAAGGTAAAACTGTTTTGGTTTATATGGGACTGAACAGTTTGGAAAGTATCCGGGAGAATTTACTGGAGTCCGGAAACTCTGGCTCTACTCCAATGGCATTCATAGAAAACGCCACTCTTCCCAACCAGAGATTGGTATTAGCAAATCTAGATACTTGTTTGGATAAAGCGGAAGAGTTTCAGATCAAGACGCCGGCATTATTGATCTTCGGGGAAATCGTGAGTTTTTATACTGAGCTGCAAAGGTTAAAAGAAGAAGGTAGGATCTCCTACTGTTAG
- a CDS encoding PAS domain S-box protein, whose product MEERTGQEKIKLDQNQDLYQILIETSRELICLHDPEGIYLYVNPIIETLTGFKPEEMLGRNPYDFIHPDDRERIIIDSHNPAKEGRPTVATQYRFLKKDGDYVWFQTLTQPIKNKEGTVTYLNTTSRDVTDQVRLTESLQQEKKFSSIMAELAKVGAWESNIETGSLYWSSEIYRILERDPSLGIDRDTVYQKYSYSEDMEKLRENNLRVYQKGETYSVEHRMVTETGRVIWVRTQGKPAYSDGRIVGVYGAMQDITLSKLVEEEIRLSEKKFSEAFHSSGNGIILLDKNGHFLELNQSFAKMLGYEPDELLFKSFQDVTHPEDLNIGAEAFRKIIDGERNGAQFAKRYIHKKGHIVWVFITGVAVRKDSGELMFIVAQIQDISRKRILENILREKNARLRSVGTHLKERISQLEEFNQIVSHNMRSPIGNISTLVKFLEEAETEEEKVEYMDYLKTTSDQLLKTLNEIVEVIKIRQSPKVVSEEILFESVFSRVKAMFLGQILECDAEIIADFSESPSIVYPPVYLESIFLNLLSNSLKYRCESPHPVIRFRTYWSHGNHVLEVQDNGLGIDLNKHGDQIFKLHKRFHRNTDGRGLGLFMTKNQIESLGGEIHVESTPGQGTKFIIHLSKANEFAI is encoded by the coding sequence ATGGAAGAAAGAACAGGTCAGGAAAAAATCAAATTGGATCAAAACCAAGATTTGTACCAGATCTTGATCGAAACAAGCCGAGAACTAATCTGCTTACACGACCCGGAAGGGATCTATCTTTATGTAAATCCTATCATCGAAACTCTTACCGGTTTTAAACCGGAAGAAATGTTGGGTCGGAATCCATACGACTTTATTCATCCTGATGATAGGGAACGTATTATTATTGATTCTCATAATCCTGCCAAAGAGGGAAGACCTACGGTCGCTACTCAATATCGTTTTTTGAAGAAGGATGGGGACTATGTTTGGTTCCAAACCTTGACCCAGCCAATTAAAAATAAAGAAGGTACGGTCACTTATTTAAACACAACTTCTAGAGATGTTACCGATCAAGTACGACTAACGGAGAGTTTGCAGCAGGAAAAAAAATTCTCATCTATCATGGCAGAACTCGCAAAAGTAGGGGCTTGGGAATCCAATATCGAAACAGGTAGTTTGTATTGGTCTTCTGAAATTTATAGGATCTTAGAAAGAGACCCTTCTCTAGGTATTGATAGAGATACTGTGTATCAGAAATATTCTTATTCTGAAGACATGGAAAAGTTAAGAGAGAATAATTTAAGAGTCTATCAAAAAGGTGAGACGTACTCTGTGGAACATAGAATGGTCACAGAGACTGGAAGAGTGATCTGGGTTCGGACCCAAGGTAAACCCGCATATTCAGATGGAAGGATTGTTGGGGTATACGGTGCGATGCAAGACATCACTCTTTCTAAATTGGTAGAAGAAGAGATCCGCTTAAGCGAGAAAAAATTTTCCGAAGCATTTCATAGTTCCGGTAACGGGATCATTCTATTGGATAAGAATGGGCATTTTTTGGAGCTCAATCAGTCCTTTGCAAAGATGTTAGGATATGAACCCGACGAACTTCTTTTCAAATCTTTCCAAGACGTTACTCATCCTGAAGATCTAAATATTGGTGCGGAAGCATTTCGCAAAATTATCGATGGGGAAAGAAACGGCGCTCAATTTGCAAAAAGATACATCCATAAAAAAGGACATATAGTTTGGGTATTTATCACTGGAGTTGCAGTTAGAAAAGATTCGGGAGAACTAATGTTCATCGTTGCTCAGATCCAGGATATCTCTCGCAAACGGATCTTAGAAAATATCCTAAGAGAAAAAAATGCAAGGCTTAGATCAGTAGGAACTCATTTAAAAGAAAGGATCTCTCAGTTAGAGGAATTTAACCAGATTGTATCCCATAATATGAGATCTCCAATCGGTAACATCTCCACGCTAGTAAAGTTTTTAGAAGAAGCGGAAACGGAAGAAGAGAAAGTCGAATATATGGACTATCTCAAGACTACCTCTGACCAATTACTTAAAACATTAAACGAAATCGTTGAAGTTATCAAAATAAGACAAAGTCCAAAGGTTGTTTCGGAAGAAATACTATTCGAATCGGTGTTTTCCAGAGTAAAGGCAATGTTTTTAGGCCAAATATTGGAATGTGATGCCGAAATCATTGCAGATTTTTCTGAATCTCCTTCAATTGTCTACCCTCCGGTCTATTTGGAGAGTATATTCTTAAATCTACTTTCTAATTCTTTGAAATATAGATGTGAATCCCCTCATCCAGTGATCCGATTTAGGACATATTGGTCTCACGGAAATCACGTTTTGGAAGTGCAGGATAACGGTTTAGGAATTGACTTAAATAAACATGGGGATCAAATTTTTAAATTACACAAAAGATTTCACCGAAACACGGACGGAAGAGGTTTAGGTCTGTTCATGACCAAAAACCAAATCGAATCCTTGGGAGGAGAAATCCATGTGGAAAGTACCCCTGGACAGGGCACGAAATTTATAATACATCTTTCTAAAGCAAATGAATTCGCTATCTAA
- a CDS encoding NADP-dependent isocitrate dehydrogenase — translation MSSKKKIAVAKGDGIGPEIMDATLRILEAAGASIEPVFIDIGEQVYKKGHSAGIEPASWDILRDTKVFFKAPITTPQGGGYKSLNVTVRTTLGLFANVRPCISLYPYVDTKHPKLDVVIVRENEEDLYTGIEHKQTSDTVQCLKLISRPGSEKIIRYAFEYAKAYGRKKVTAMVKDNIMKQSDGLFHDIFKEIAKEYPDLEAASEIIDIGAAHLAERPQVYDVVVTLNLYGDIISDIVAQVAGSVGMAGSANIGEVVSMFEAIHGSAPDIAGKNIANPSGLINAAVMMLVHLGQPDIAAKIQNAWLLTIEEGIHTGDIYKAGVSRIKVGTKEFGEAVIGNLGHLPEKFKPISFGKAKAIHIPEYKRKTLQKELVGVDVFLDWEPGTSEELAKKLSAISGDLKLRMITNRGVKVYPNGAPETFLTDHWRCRFVNPETPDTESGDGFIKIQSEQIAKLLLRISEAGLDSIQTDNLYKFQGKRAFSLGGGE, via the coding sequence ATGAGCTCTAAGAAAAAAATCGCTGTAGCTAAGGGGGATGGGATCGGTCCTGAAATTATGGACGCCACTCTTAGGATCTTAGAGGCGGCAGGTGCGAGCATCGAGCCTGTCTTTATAGATATCGGGGAGCAAGTCTACAAAAAAGGCCATAGTGCAGGAATAGAACCTGCATCTTGGGACATTCTTCGCGACACAAAAGTATTTTTTAAAGCTCCAATTACTACTCCACAAGGAGGCGGTTATAAAAGTTTGAACGTAACCGTTCGGACTACCTTGGGACTTTTTGCTAACGTTAGACCTTGTATTTCACTTTATCCGTATGTAGATACGAAACATCCTAAATTAGATGTAGTTATCGTAAGAGAAAATGAAGAAGACCTTTATACTGGAATAGAACACAAACAAACTTCGGACACTGTCCAATGTTTAAAATTGATCTCAAGACCTGGATCAGAAAAGATCATCCGCTATGCTTTCGAGTACGCTAAAGCGTATGGAAGAAAAAAAGTAACCGCAATGGTAAAAGATAATATTATGAAGCAGTCCGATGGACTGTTCCATGATATATTCAAAGAAATTGCAAAAGAATATCCTGATCTAGAAGCAGCAAGTGAGATCATAGATATTGGTGCGGCCCACTTAGCGGAAAGACCTCAGGTTTACGACGTGGTCGTAACCTTAAACTTATACGGAGATATTATTTCGGATATAGTAGCTCAGGTCGCAGGCTCGGTCGGTATGGCGGGATCCGCAAACATCGGAGAAGTTGTCTCTATGTTTGAAGCAATCCACGGCTCCGCTCCGGATATCGCAGGAAAAAATATCGCAAACCCAAGCGGACTTATCAATGCGGCAGTAATGATGTTAGTTCACTTAGGACAACCTGATATTGCGGCAAAAATCCAAAACGCTTGGTTACTCACCATCGAAGAAGGAATTCACACCGGAGATATTTACAAAGCAGGTGTTAGTCGCATCAAGGTTGGTACAAAAGAATTCGGAGAAGCGGTAATCGGGAACCTAGGGCATCTTCCGGAAAAATTCAAACCAATCTCTTTCGGAAAAGCAAAAGCGATCCATATTCCTGAATACAAAAGAAAAACCTTACAAAAAGAACTAGTAGGCGTGGATGTATTCTTAGATTGGGAACCTGGGACTTCAGAGGAACTTGCTAAAAAACTAAGTGCAATCTCCGGAGACTTAAAACTCAGAATGATCACCAATAGAGGAGTTAAAGTTTATCCGAATGGAGCTCCTGAGACTTTTTTAACAGATCATTGGAGATGTAGATTCGTTAACCCTGAAACTCCAGACACGGAATCAGGAGACGGTTTTATAAAAATACAATCTGAACAGATCGCAAAATTATTACTTAGAATTTCAGAAGCTGGATTGGATAGTATCCAAACGGATAATTTGTATAAGTTCCAAGGAAAAAGAGCGTTTTCCTTAGGCGGGGGAGAGTAA
- the moaCB gene encoding bifunctional molybdenum cofactor biosynthesis protein MoaC/MoaB — protein MNDITGKKTTLRTAQAEGFVFCKPETIIRIKENTLPKGDLFGVAKAAALLGSKKTSELIPHCHPVSIDSFQIEFEVLSDKNAVRILTTAKSIGKTGIEMEALTGVSVASLVIYDLLKPIDKELEISSIRLLEKKGGKTDSQITKFAAGSKAGILVCSDSTFQGKREDGSGKAILNLLKEHDVETVKSEILPDEPEQIRNRILEWSKLGLDLIVTTGGTGLGPRDNTPEAIKEILEQEIPGIAEAMRSFGQDRTPFAMLSRSIAGRIGKTLVVSVPGSTNGATESLQAILPAVFHAKKMMRGEGH, from the coding sequence ATGAACGATATAACCGGAAAAAAAACAACTCTTAGAACTGCCCAGGCAGAAGGTTTTGTATTTTGCAAACCGGAAACCATTATTAGGATCAAAGAAAATACTCTTCCTAAAGGTGATTTATTCGGAGTTGCGAAGGCAGCCGCACTTCTCGGCTCTAAAAAAACTTCGGAATTAATTCCTCATTGCCATCCAGTTTCCATTGATTCATTTCAAATTGAATTCGAAGTTCTTTCCGACAAAAACGCCGTCAGGATCTTAACAACCGCCAAATCTATCGGAAAAACAGGTATAGAAATGGAAGCTTTAACCGGTGTTAGCGTAGCTTCATTAGTGATTTATGATTTACTAAAACCTATAGATAAAGAACTGGAAATTTCCTCGATTCGCCTTTTAGAGAAGAAGGGTGGAAAAACGGACTCTCAGATAACAAAATTTGCAGCAGGTTCCAAAGCCGGGATACTAGTCTGTTCCGATTCCACCTTCCAAGGAAAAAGAGAAGATGGTTCCGGAAAAGCGATCTTAAATCTATTAAAAGAGCATGATGTAGAAACTGTTAAATCTGAAATTCTTCCCGATGAACCGGAACAGATACGAAATAGAATATTAGAATGGTCTAAACTAGGTTTAGATCTGATCGTTACCACCGGAGGAACAGGTCTCGGCCCCAGAGATAATACACCGGAAGCAATAAAAGAAATTTTGGAGCAAGAAATCCCGGGTATTGCAGAAGCTATGAGATCTTTCGGACAAGATAGAACTCCATTCGCGATGTTATCCAGATCAATTGCAGGCAGGATCGGCAAAACCTTAGTAGTGTCCGTTCCTGGAAGTACAAATGGAGCCACTGAAAGTTTACAGGCAATTCTTCCTGCAGTATTTCATGCTAAAAAAATGATGAGAGGAGAAGGACATTGA
- a CDS encoding response regulator, whose product MNSLSKKQKLLLVDDDAIFVEIAKRTIEKTGAVESLKVFPDGEGAISFLKEHQSEPDIIPDFIFLDINMPFMDGWQFLDEYANFVNLLSKKPEIYMVSSSVDDSDLRRAKEIPLVKDYIIKPVSLDSFKKILMNQV is encoded by the coding sequence ATGAATTCGCTATCTAAAAAACAGAAACTATTACTTGTAGATGACGATGCGATCTTTGTCGAGATCGCTAAAAGAACCATCGAAAAGACAGGTGCTGTCGAAAGTTTAAAAGTATTTCCGGACGGAGAAGGTGCGATCAGCTTTTTGAAAGAACACCAGAGTGAGCCGGATATCATTCCTGATTTTATATTCTTAGATATTAATATGCCTTTTATGGACGGCTGGCAATTTTTAGACGAGTACGCGAACTTTGTGAACTTACTCAGCAAAAAACCTGAAATTTATATGGTTAGCTCTTCTGTAGATGATTCTGATCTAAGAAGAGCTAAAGAAATTCCATTAGTAAAAGATTATATAATCAAACCTGTGTCTTTGGATTCTTTTAAAAAAATTCTAATGAACCAAGTTTAA
- a CDS encoding molybdopterin molybdotransferase MoeA, producing the protein MISVQEALKLVESSASESSPENTDLENSLGKVLREKIYADRDYPPFHRATMDGFALKSEGFSEDRIYSYTRELRAGESFQLESGEEAIRIMTGAPVPEGFDLVIKIEDSEDLGISNGKKQVRFRTEKFGSFSNIAIQGEDLKRNQEILNEGTLITASVLSLLSSLGKYSVQTSKLPRVRVISTGNEIVGPGEIPKPWQIRDSNSYSIRSLLKKYGIVPLSITRAGDDPIILEKAVLEGLDSDLLILSGGVSMGNLDLVPKILETSGVKEIFHKVRIKPGKPIWFGKKNEQAVFGLPGNPFSVQVCFRIFVEAYLRKFLGLSSEKPILLPFAGERKKKNKLTEFFPVSYETKVQTFLSEKKFNGSGDIRAGIFSDGLGVQFSETENLKEGDLLEFHPWT; encoded by the coding sequence TTGATCTCCGTCCAAGAAGCTCTAAAACTAGTAGAATCTTCTGCGAGTGAATCTTCTCCCGAAAATACTGATTTAGAAAATTCTCTCGGCAAAGTGCTAAGAGAAAAGATCTATGCGGATAGAGATTACCCTCCTTTTCATAGGGCAACTATGGATGGATTTGCTTTGAAATCGGAAGGTTTTTCCGAAGATCGAATTTATTCTTATACAAGAGAGTTACGTGCGGGAGAGTCTTTTCAACTAGAAAGCGGAGAAGAAGCCATCCGTATCATGACAGGCGCTCCAGTTCCCGAAGGTTTTGATCTAGTCATCAAAATAGAAGACTCTGAAGATTTAGGAATTTCTAATGGAAAGAAACAAGTTCGCTTTCGAACTGAAAAATTCGGCTCCTTCTCCAATATAGCGATCCAAGGAGAAGATCTAAAAAGAAATCAAGAAATCTTAAATGAAGGAACGTTGATCACTGCCTCTGTTCTTTCTTTACTTTCTTCCTTAGGGAAATATTCAGTTCAAACTTCTAAACTTCCTAGAGTAAGAGTGATCTCAACAGGTAACGAGATCGTGGGTCCTGGCGAAATTCCAAAACCTTGGCAGATCAGAGATTCCAATTCTTATTCTATTCGATCTTTATTAAAAAAATATGGTATAGTTCCTCTATCCATCACTCGAGCGGGTGACGATCCGATTATTTTGGAAAAAGCAGTATTGGAAGGTTTAGATTCTGATCTTCTTATTCTCTCCGGTGGAGTTTCTATGGGGAATTTAGACCTGGTTCCTAAAATCTTGGAAACTTCCGGTGTAAAAGAAATCTTTCATAAGGTAAGAATCAAACCCGGAAAACCGATTTGGTTTGGTAAGAAGAATGAACAGGCGGTCTTTGGTCTACCCGGGAATCCATTCAGTGTTCAGGTTTGTTTCCGGATTTTTGTAGAGGCTTATTTACGAAAATTTTTAGGACTTTCTTCGGAGAAACCTATCCTTCTGCCGTTTGCAGGAGAAAGAAAAAAGAAAAACAAACTGACCGAGTTCTTTCCGGTTTCTTATGAGACCAAAGTCCAAACTTTTTTGTCTGAAAAGAAGTTTAACGGAAGTGGAGATATTCGAGCAGGAATTTTTTCAGACGGACTAGGAGTCCAATTTTCAGAAACGGAAAATTTGAAAGAGGGAGATCTGTTGGAATTCCATCCCTGGACCTAA
- a CDS encoding ferredoxin, translating to MADKNDKVPENVPGKFYIDNSCVPCNDCLEEAPQLLKYTDDESKVYFHKQPASPEEAIAARKAMEICPVEAIGDDGE from the coding sequence ATGGCAGATAAGAATGACAAAGTTCCGGAAAACGTTCCGGGCAAATTCTATATTGATAATAGCTGTGTGCCTTGTAATGACTGCTTGGAAGAGGCTCCTCAACTTTTGAAGTATACCGACGATGAGTCTAAGGTATATTTTCATAAACAGCCTGCCAGTCCGGAAGAAGCGATTGCCGCTCGTAAAGCTATGGAAATCTGTCCAGTGGAAGCGATCGGAGACGACGGAGAATAA
- the nirD gene encoding nitrite reductase small subunit NirD, producing the protein MNTTAKEPVWIPVSTVSEFPEDGGVCAKVYGEQIAIFHFSSRNEWFACENKCPHTGDMVLARGMIGDSQGEPKVVCPMHKKSFSLRTGACISGDEYSIKTFPVHIEDGTVYIGIESPGTQG; encoded by the coding sequence ATGAATACAACCGCAAAAGAACCTGTTTGGATACCTGTCAGTACAGTAAGTGAATTTCCTGAAGATGGTGGAGTCTGCGCCAAAGTTTACGGAGAACAAATCGCGATCTTTCATTTCAGTTCCAGAAATGAATGGTTTGCGTGCGAGAACAAATGTCCTCATACGGGAGACATGGTTTTAGCAAGAGGGATGATCGGTGATTCTCAAGGAGAACCTAAGGTTGTATGCCCGATGCATAAAAAATCTTTTTCTCTTAGGACCGGTGCTTGTATCAGCGGAGATGAATATTCCATAAAAACATTTCCGGTTCATATCGAGGACGGAACCGTTTATATCGGGATCGAAAGCCCGGGAACTCAGGGTTAA
- the nirB gene encoding nitrite reductase large subunit NirB produces MKRKLVILGNGMVGHRFAEKIAEYGGTEKFEVTILGEEPRRAYDRVHLSEYFTNRSADSLYLSPSDWYRTNGIRLLLSEPAISVDTVSRKITTSAGTELPFDELVIATGSSAFVPNFEGVDKQGVFVYRTIEDLEKIMSYAKQVSKVAVLGGGLLGLEAAKAVLDMGKESHVVEFASRLMPRQLDEAASSVLKSKIESLGVRIHLNKETKQALGESSFQGLEFVDGSVLEVEMLIVSAGIRPRDELAKNSGIEVGQRGGIIVDDELRTNVYGVYAIGEVALHKGMIYGLVAPGYEMAEILAYNLCSPGQKTKSYAGSDLSTKLKLIGVDVASFGDALGQTEHLPIAYTNPRTGVYKKLVLSTDGKKLKGGILVGDADAYSNLLTLYLNNVELPAEPESLIVGTPSEEGSAFGSLPDDAKICSCNNVSKGDLLGAIRSGACSDLKGLKECTKSGTGCGGCIPQMNSILKEELRAQGKVVTEHVCEHFKYSRQELFQIAKVKGIRSFEEMIRTHGMGNGCEVCKPAVASIIASIYNEPIQKHREIQDTNDKYLANIQRGGTYSVVPRIPGGEITPDKLIVIGQIAKKYDLYCKITGGQRIDLLGARMEQLPDIWKDLVEEGFESGHAYGKAMRTVKSCVGSTWCRYGVQDSTAFAIRIEERYRGIRAPHKLKSAVSGCIRECAEARGKDFGIIATEKGWNLYVGGNGGVNPKHAILLAADLDEETCVKYIDRFMMFYIRTADKLVRTSAWLEQLEGGIEYLKDVIINDRLGINKDLEEEMNHLVGTYVCEWKDVVDDPEKQKKYKHFINSEDADPTVRFIEERGQKRPVDWPKKELVSN; encoded by the coding sequence ATGAAACGGAAGTTAGTTATTCTTGGAAATGGGATGGTGGGTCATAGATTCGCCGAAAAAATCGCAGAGTATGGTGGAACGGAAAAATTTGAAGTAACTATTTTAGGCGAAGAACCTAGAAGAGCCTACGATAGAGTTCATCTTTCCGAATACTTTACAAATAGATCCGCAGATTCACTTTATCTTTCTCCTTCCGATTGGTATAGAACCAACGGGATACGCTTATTGCTTTCCGAACCTGCTATCTCAGTGGATACAGTTTCCAGAAAGATAACTACTTCTGCCGGAACTGAATTACCTTTTGATGAATTGGTAATCGCAACAGGTTCTTCGGCTTTTGTGCCGAATTTCGAAGGTGTGGACAAACAAGGCGTTTTCGTTTATCGCACGATTGAAGACCTAGAAAAGATCATGTCTTATGCTAAACAAGTTTCCAAAGTAGCAGTACTTGGCGGCGGTTTATTAGGTTTAGAAGCAGCCAAAGCAGTTTTAGACATGGGAAAAGAAAGCCATGTAGTTGAATTCGCATCTCGTTTGATGCCTAGACAATTGGATGAGGCCGCTTCTTCCGTTCTAAAATCCAAAATCGAATCCTTAGGCGTTCGTATTCATTTAAATAAAGAAACCAAACAAGCATTAGGCGAATCTAGCTTTCAAGGACTGGAATTCGTAGATGGTTCCGTTTTAGAAGTGGAGATGTTAATCGTATCCGCTGGTATCCGGCCCAGAGATGAACTTGCAAAAAATTCCGGAATTGAGGTCGGACAAAGAGGTGGGATCATTGTAGACGATGAGTTAAGAACTAATGTCTACGGAGTTTATGCAATCGGAGAAGTTGCACTTCATAAAGGAATGATCTACGGACTTGTGGCTCCAGGTTATGAAATGGCGGAGATACTCGCTTATAATCTTTGTAGTCCTGGACAAAAAACGAAATCTTATGCAGGTTCGGATCTTTCTACAAAACTAAAACTGATCGGAGTAGATGTTGCTTCTTTCGGAGATGCTTTAGGCCAAACAGAACATCTTCCTATCGCTTATACAAATCCTCGTACAGGTGTGTATAAAAAATTAGTTCTTTCTACTGACGGTAAAAAGCTGAAAGGGGGAATTTTGGTAGGAGATGCGGATGCATATTCTAACCTTCTGACTCTTTACTTAAATAATGTAGAACTTCCTGCAGAGCCAGAGTCCTTGATTGTTGGAACTCCTTCGGAAGAAGGTTCCGCATTCGGCTCTCTTCCGGATGATGCAAAGATCTGTTCTTGTAATAACGTTTCTAAGGGAGATCTTTTAGGTGCAATCCGTTCAGGTGCTTGTTCCGATCTGAAAGGTTTGAAAGAATGTACTAAGTCTGGAACCGGTTGTGGCGGTTGTATCCCTCAGATGAATTCCATCTTGAAGGAGGAACTTCGTGCACAAGGTAAAGTAGTCACCGAACATGTATGCGAACATTTTAAATACTCAAGACAAGAGTTATTCCAGATCGCAAAAGTAAAAGGGATCCGCAGCTTCGAAGAGATGATCCGTACTCATGGAATGGGGAATGGTTGTGAAGTCTGTAAACCTGCTGTGGCTTCTATCATCGCAAGTATTTACAACGAACCGATCCAAAAACATAGAGAGATCCAAGATACCAACGACAAGTATCTTGCAAACATCCAAAGAGGCGGGACTTACTCTGTTGTTCCACGTATTCCAGGCGGAGAGATCACTCCGGATAAATTAATCGTGATCGGTCAGATCGCAAAGAAGTATGATCTTTACTGCAAGATCACAGGTGGTCAAAGAATAGATCTACTCGGTGCAAGAATGGAACAACTTCCTGATATCTGGAAAGATCTAGTAGAAGAAGGTTTCGAAAGTGGACATGCATACGGTAAAGCAATGCGAACCGTTAAAAGTTGTGTGGGTTCTACTTGGTGTAGATACGGAGTACAAGACAGTACTGCGTTCGCAATCCGTATCGAAGAAAGATATAGAGGGATCAGGGCTCCTCATAAATTAAAATCAGCGGTCTCAGGTTGTATCAGAGAATGTGCGGAAGCAAGAGGTAAAGACTTCGGTATCATCGCCACTGAAAAAGGTTGGAATCTTTATGTCGGTGGAAACGGAGGTGTAAATCCTAAACATGCAATCCTTCTCGCAGCCGATTTAGACGAAGAGACCTGCGTTAAGTACATAGACAGGTTCATGATGTTCTATATCAGAACTGCCGACAAACTTGTTAGAACTTCCGCATGGTTGGAACAATTAGAAGGTGGAATAGAGTATCTGAAAGATGTGATCATCAATGATAGACTTGGCATCAACAAAGACTTGGAAGAAGAGATGAACCATCTTGTTGGAACCTATGTTTGCGAATGGAAAGACGTTGTGGATGATCCTGAAAAACAAAAGAAATATAAACATTTCATAAACAGCGAAGATGCCGACCCTACAGTACGTTTTATAGAAGAAAGAGGACAAAAACGTCCGGTTGATTGGCCTAAAAAAGAATTGGTTTCGAACTAG